One window of Spartobacteria bacterium genomic DNA carries:
- a CDS encoding TrkH family potassium uptake protein produces the protein RVGVVTHRVSIVSFFIFTVSISPDTLGLSCRDVRIFVAFKVALREMSLFLRPNTVLRIKMGRKPMDRSAVSNIAGFVLLYIVLFLFIAMLMCAFTPDLATAVTASAATIGNIGPGLGGVGPMVNYSTIPPTGLSILIVSMLLGRLELFTVLVLFLPRFWRKI, from the coding sequence CGGGTGGGAGTGGTTACCCACCGGGTATCAATTGTATCTTTCTTCATATTTACGGTTTCTATAAGTCCCGATACGCTGGGCTTATCCTGTCGCGACGTGCGTATCTTCGTGGCGTTTAAAGTGGCACTGAGAGAAATGAGTCTCTTTCTCCGCCCGAATACGGTGCTCCGTATTAAAATGGGTCGCAAACCGATGGATCGATCTGCCGTGTCCAATATTGCCGGGTTTGTGCTGCTCTATATCGTGCTGTTTTTGTTCATTGCCATGCTGATGTGCGCGTTTACCCCCGACCTGGCTACAGCTGTGACCGCTTCTGCGGCCACCATTGGAAATATCGGACCGGGCCTGGGCGGCGTAGGCCCCATGGTCAACTATTCGACGATCCCCCCCACAGGACTGTCCATTCTCATTGTCAGTATGCTGCTCGGGCGCCTTGAACTGTTTACTGTTCTGGTTCTATTCCTTCCTCGTTTCTGGAGAAAAATATAA